The DNA segment AAGGCGCTGCCGGCCACTACGCCCGCCGAGCTGACGAGCGCCGGCGAGACCTTCGCCAAAGCCGTCAACGGCCTGCAACAGTCGTACAGCACCCAACTGGTGGCGATCGAACTGTGGAACGAGCCGGATCTGGAAACCTATTGGCCGACGCGCAATTTCTCCACGACTTTTGTGCCGTTCATGAGCGGCGTGTGCAAAACCCTGCAGGCACAGCCACAGCTGACCCCGGTGGTCGGTTTCGGCTTCGCCCGGCCACCGAGCGCCGGTTCGGCGTCGACTGTGGCGCTGAGCCGCATCGTCAGTGACTACCCACAATGCCTCGACGCGGTGTCCTATCACCCTTACGGCATGACGGCGACGCAGATCAGCAATGCGCAGACGTTCATTCAACAGAATTTCAATCTGCCGGGCGTGATCAGTGAGTGGGGAGTGTCGGCGCTCGCCTCGAACGGGGGTGTCGAGGGGCAGGCCAGCAAGATCAGCGCATTCATCGCCGATGTCAAACGGCTGAACATCCCGCTGACCTCGATCTACGAATGGCGCAACAGCGCGTCAGGCAGCAACGAACGCGAACAGAACTTCGGCTTGCTGACCTCCGACGGCCAGCCGAAACCGGCGCGACTGTCGGTGGAAACCCAGCTCAACGCCGAGTAGGTCATGGGCGACCGATCTGTTCGCAGTTCGGTTGCTTTGAACCTGTGCGCGGTTTTGGCATCGTATTCATCGGTACCACGCCCCGCCATTCAAACAATCGTTTTCAGGTTGTTGCCGCAGGGGCCATTGAGACACGCAACCGCCCTTGAGTGGCTGTCAGCGCTCGGGTAATGTCACCAGACCCACAGGACAGAGCACGCCCATGACTTCCAAGCTGGAACAACTCAAACAATTCACCACCGTGGTTGCCGACACCGGCGACTTCGAAGCGATCGCCCGGGTCAAACCGGTCGACGCCACCACCAACCCTTCCCTGCTCCTCAAGGCGGCGGCCATTCCGGCCTACGCCGAACTGCTTAATGCCTGCGTCAGCGACTGCAAAGGCGATGTCGGCCTGGCCAGCGACCGCTTCGGCGTTGCGGTCGGCCAGGAAATCCTCAAGGTCATTCCGGGCCGTATCTCCACCGAAGTGGATGCGCGCTTGTCGTTCGACAAGGATGCCGTGCTCAAACGCGCCCATCGCCTGATCGAGCTGTACGACAAGGCTGGCATTGGCCGCGACCGTGTACTGATCAAGATCGCCTCGACCTGGGAAGGCATCCGCGCTGCTGAAGTGCTGGAAAAGGAAGGCATTCAGACCAACCTGACCCTGCTGTTCTCCTTCGCCCAGGCCGCCGCTTGCGCTGACGCCGGTGTGTTCCTGATTTCGCCGTTCGTGGGCCGTATCTACGACTGGTACAAGAAAGCCAACGGCAACGACTACACCGGCGCCGATGATCCGGGCGTGCAGTCGGTCACCCGCATCTACAACTACTACAAGGCCAATGACTACAAGACCGTGGTCATGGGCGCGAGCTTCCGCAACCTCAGCCAGATCGAACAACTGGCCGGTTGCGACCGCCTGACCATCAGCCCGGACCTGATCGACAAGCTGGCTGCCGACACCGGCAAGCTGGAGCGCAAACTGGCGCCAGGCAATGCCGGCGAAGCGCGTCTGAGCCTCAACGAATCGCAGTTCCGCTGGTTGTCCAACGAAGACGCGATGGCCACCGAGAAACTGGCTGAGGGCATTCGTCAGTTCGCCCGCGACCAGGAAAAACTCGAGGCGCTGTTGCAGGCCAAGCTGTGATCTGAGGTGGCGTAATGCAAAAAGGGCAAACCTGTGAGGGTTCGCCCTTTTTTGTGTCCGTCGGGAAATTTCAGTGTTCTGGAGAGAGCTATCGCGAGCAGGCTCACTCCTACAGGGGATCTGTGGGCTAAACGCGAATATGTGTCGAGTGAAGAACCTGTAGGAGTGAGCCTGCTCGCGATAGGGCCAGCAGGCCCTACCCTCATCTCGAGCTATCAATGCCGCTCGAGGGCATTCACCAGGTCATGAAACGCTTCGCGATTGGAATCGTTCAGGCCCATG comes from the Pseudomonas granadensis genome and includes:
- the tal gene encoding transaldolase, with amino-acid sequence MTSKLEQLKQFTTVVADTGDFEAIARVKPVDATTNPSLLLKAAAIPAYAELLNACVSDCKGDVGLASDRFGVAVGQEILKVIPGRISTEVDARLSFDKDAVLKRAHRLIELYDKAGIGRDRVLIKIASTWEGIRAAEVLEKEGIQTNLTLLFSFAQAAACADAGVFLISPFVGRIYDWYKKANGNDYTGADDPGVQSVTRIYNYYKANDYKTVVMGASFRNLSQIEQLAGCDRLTISPDLIDKLAADTGKLERKLAPGNAGEARLSLNESQFRWLSNEDAMATEKLAEGIRQFARDQEKLEALLQAKL
- a CDS encoding cellulase family glycosylhydrolase; its protein translation is MKPTHFQRAGALTLMLLGATNQAQASELFPNLPTRTIGVQVKIQSFTAADAEQIKAAGFSFVRFGVWSDSLSARTYQQQVSNAFAAAKSAGLPVLLTVRAIKALPATTPAELTSAGETFAKAVNGLQQSYSTQLVAIELWNEPDLETYWPTRNFSTTFVPFMSGVCKTLQAQPQLTPVVGFGFARPPSAGSASTVALSRIVSDYPQCLDAVSYHPYGMTATQISNAQTFIQQNFNLPGVISEWGVSALASNGGVEGQASKISAFIADVKRLNIPLTSIYEWRNSASGSNEREQNFGLLTSDGQPKPARLSVETQLNAE